AGCTAACACGGACGCAACCACGAGCAGATAGCGTTATATGTTACCGAGTAGCATAACTGGTAGAGGTATCGATGGCTACAATGACCCAGCGAGCAGCATGGATGCACTCCGCCGACCACCGGATTCTGGACTATTTACAGCGCGAGCGACCGGATTACGCCCCGCTCATCGCGAACCGACTCGGGATGCACTTGAAGTACGTAGAGGAGCGCATCGACGTGCTCTGTACGTATGGCCTGCTCGAAGCCATCAGCGGTGAGGTCGTCTACCGCATCACCGACCGGGGCGTGGCGTATCTCGAAGGTGAAATCGACCCGACGACGCTCACCCCGGAATACGGCGAGACAGAAGCCTAAAACGAGAGGTGCGACGAGGAGGAGGGCATATCGTCGCCGTCGTCGAGGCCGCCCTCGTGGAGGAATCTGCATTTTGCGTCCGTGAGATATACGTCGCCGTCTTCGACGGTCACGTCCACTTCGACGAGTGTCGATTCTGCAGCCTTGCCGTTGTCGCAGTAGCCAGAACAGCCGTCGAACATCGAGCCGTGTTTGGGGCAGATGATTTCGCCGTCGCGCATGGCCGCGCCCATGCCGCGGTCGAGTCGCTGGTCGGTCTCGTGCTGGCAGAAGTTCTTCCACGCCGCGATGCACGTGGCCGTCTTGACGAGGATGACCTCCTCCTCGCTCCCATCCAGTTCGCGGACGGTGAACAGGTACGATTCGTTTTCGGCGAGGTCAGAAGCGGAGACGAGATGGGTTCCGCGGGGCATACCCAGAGTCGGGAGAGCACGGACTTAGACCCGACGCTCGCTGCTACATCCACGGGCTTTATCGACGTGGCATCCACTTCCTGACACAATGAGACTCTACAGCGCGGCGAAGCCGGTTCTGTTCAGGCTTCCACCGGAGACGGCCCACGGGCTGGTCCACGGCCTGCTCGGGAAAGCGGACGGGACACCTCTGATGAGGGCGATGCGTCGCTTCTACACCGTGAACGACGACCGCCTCACGGTCCGGGCGTTCAACCAGCAGTTCGAGAATCCCATCGGCGTGGCTGCGGGGTTCGACAAGAACGCAGAGATACCGGGCGCGCTTGGTGGCCTTGGGTTCAGTCACGTCGAAGTCGGCGGCGTCACCGCAGAACGCCAACCCGGAAATCCCAAGCCACGGATGTTCCGCCTCCGCGAGGACGAGGCGCTCGTAAATCGTATGGGGTTCAACAACGAGGGCGCAGACCGCATCGGCGAACGATTAGCCGACGTGGACGTGGACTTCCCCCTCGGCATCAACATCGGGAAGTCGAAAGCAACAGCCCTCGAAGACGCCGCAGACGACTATCTGTACACCTACGAGCGCGTCAAAGACGGCGGCGACTACTTCGTCGTAAACGTCTCCAGCCCGAACACGCCGGGTCTGCGCGAACTCCAGAACCGCGAACCACTGGAGCGAATTTTCTCCACACTGCAGGACGCCGGCGCGAGTCCCCTCCTCGTCAAACTCTCGCCGAACCTCACGAACGCCGCCGTCGAAGACGTCATCGACGTGGTGGAGGACCTGGACCTGGACGGCATCGTGGCGACCAACACCTCGACCGATCGACCGGCCCACCTCCAGAGCGCAAACAGTTCGCAGACCGGTGGCCTCTCGGGCAAACCAATCGAGGGACGAGCCACCGAGATGATTCGCTTCGTCGCAAAACGCACGGACAAGCCAGTCGTCGGCGTCGGCGGCATCGACTCTGCCGAAGGAGCCTACCGAAAAATCAAGGCCGGTGCGAGCGTCCTCCAACTCTACACCGGCCTCGTCTATCACGGCCCATCCATCGCTCGCGACATCAACAAGGGACTGCTCGAACTGCTCGAACGAGATGGATACGACAGCGTGGAAGACGCCGTCGGCGCGGATTTACCGTAGGTCCATTCGCATCGTCACGAACTCGTATTCCCCGCCGTTCGTCTCCTGTTCGTATCGCCCAGTCTCCTCGAAGCCGACGCGCTCGTATACTCGAATCGCACGCTCGTTGAACGCCGCTACCGCGAGTTCGAAGGCGGTTGGGTCGAAGCGTTCTCGAGCAAAGGCGAGTCCCGTCCTGAGGAACTTCTCTCCGAGTCCCCCTCCGGTCAGGTCTGGAGCCATCCCGAGGCCAATCGTCACGACGCCATCTGTTTCTGAAAAACTGAAGAAGCCGACGAAGGTTCCGTCTGCATCTTCGACTGCGAAGTACGAACCCGGCCAATTGCTGGCCTCGAGGAACTCCTCGCGGTCTGCGGGGTCCGCATCCAAATTGTAAAAATCGAACGGCGGCTCGTAGCGCCAGCTATCGACTGCATTGGCGTCTGCCTGTGTCAGCGGACGAAACGAGAACTCCATTCGAAAACAGACCGCGACGAGTGAGAAAAGTGGGTCGCTACTGCAAGGCTCGCAGGTCGAATTCGAAGCCAGCGACCGGCAGTTCGAGGCCGTGTTCGACGAGCACCTTCGGGTGAAGCTCGCCGATGACGCCGACTTCCTCGCCGTCGATGACGACGGCGGCGGTGCGCCCGGCGATGAACGATGGATGTTCCGTGGCCGGGGTTTCGAGGGCAACGTCGAACGCGCGACAGAGTGCCTGCAGGCGCGATTTCGCGTCCTCGTAGGACACGTCGTGGCGGGCGAGGACGGCGGCGACGTGGCGTGCTTCTGCGACGCGGGTGTTCAGCGAGTCGTCGCGGTGGGCGACGAAGCCGATTTCCGCTAAGTCCTGTGGATAGGCGCGGTGCGTGTTGTTTTCGAGAACCATCAGCAGCGACGGGAGGTTCCACGTTCGAAGCGTCGTGTACTCCTCGCTGTACGGTTCGGTGATGGTCACGGGCGTTTCCGCACCGAGAGCGTCGTCCGCGGGCGAGATGCCCATGCGCTCGAAGTTCTCCACCTCGCTCGTCATGTGGAAGTTGAGCAGGTCCTGGAACCCGAGGCCGACGAGCGTGTCACGGGTGGCGGTTTCGAGCCGCGAGCGGTCGTGCAGCCCACCCACCGTCGAGACGTCCGGGTACGTCGGTTCGAGTTCGTTGAAGCCGTAGGCCCGCCCGATGTCGTCCACGATGTCGAGCGGGTGGAGCACGTCCACGCGGTACGGCGGGACCGAAACCTCGTAGACCGGTTCGCCGTCCTGTGTCTCCGTCTCGGCGTCGAGGCCGGCGCGTTCGAGCAGGTCGACGACCTCTTTCTGGTCTAAGTCGATGCCGAGCAGTTTCTCGATGCGCTCGTGGCTGACCGTCTTTGTCTCGAGTTCGAAGTCGGGACGGACGAGTTCGTGGTCGGGGTACTCGACGTTCACCTTCTCGACGGTGCCGCCGCGGGCGTCGAGCGCGTAGCAGATGATGTTGCACATCCGGTCGATGGTCCACTGGTCCGTGCCCGTGAGTTCGATGAACAGGTCACGCGAGTCGGTCGAAACCTCCGTCCGGCGGCCGTTGATGACCGGCGGGAACGAGAACAGCCCGATGTCGTCGTAGATGGCTGGGAAGCGGTCGAGCCCCTCCACGAGGGCTGCGTACTTCTTGCCCGTCTCGTGTTCGGTGAGGACTTCCCGTGGTGTGAGTTCCTTGTCGGAATCGAGCGCGACGAAGGTCTCCGCGTCCGGGTCCACGCCCTTGTAGGTGATCGATTGATCGCCTGCGCCGTCGGTCGCTTTCGCGCCCTTCAGCATGGTCAGGTCGTGGACGCCGATTGCGCCCTTGGCGCGTTTGCGGCCCATCGTCGCGTGGAGTTTCTCCTGTAACTGGATGAGCGAGTCGAGGCCGTCCGCAGAGAGATTCGCGCCACGGACGATTGCACCCGTGACGTAGGGTCGTTCTTCGGGAACCGATTCGTCAACGACGATAGACCAGTCGGCGTCGTTC
This sequence is a window from Haladaptatus sp. QDMS2. Protein-coding genes within it:
- a CDS encoding DUF2250 domain-containing protein, with the translated sequence MATMTQRAAWMHSADHRILDYLQRERPDYAPLIANRLGMHLKYVEERIDVLCTYGLLEAISGEVVYRITDRGVAYLEGEIDPTTLTPEYGETEA
- a CDS encoding Rieske 2Fe-2S domain-containing protein, with the protein product MPRGTHLVSASDLAENESYLFTVRELDGSEEEVILVKTATCIAAWKNFCQHETDQRLDRGMGAAMRDGEIICPKHGSMFDGCSGYCDNGKAAESTLVEVDVTVEDGDVYLTDAKCRFLHEGGLDDGDDMPSSSSHLSF
- a CDS encoding quinone-dependent dihydroorotate dehydrogenase yields the protein MRLYSAAKPVLFRLPPETAHGLVHGLLGKADGTPLMRAMRRFYTVNDDRLTVRAFNQQFENPIGVAAGFDKNAEIPGALGGLGFSHVEVGGVTAERQPGNPKPRMFRLREDEALVNRMGFNNEGADRIGERLADVDVDFPLGINIGKSKATALEDAADDYLYTYERVKDGGDYFVVNVSSPNTPGLRELQNREPLERIFSTLQDAGASPLLVKLSPNLTNAAVEDVIDVVEDLDLDGIVATNTSTDRPAHLQSANSSQTGGLSGKPIEGRATEMIRFVAKRTDKPVVGVGGIDSAEGAYRKIKAGASVLQLYTGLVYHGPSIARDINKGLLELLERDGYDSVEDAVGADLP
- a CDS encoding GNAT family N-acetyltransferase, coding for MEFSFRPLTQADANAVDSWRYEPPFDFYNLDADPADREEFLEASNWPGSYFAVEDADGTFVGFFSFSETDGVVTIGLGMAPDLTGGGLGEKFLRTGLAFARERFDPTAFELAVAAFNERAIRVYERVGFEETGRYEQETNGGEYEFVTMRMDLR
- the pheT gene encoding phenylalanine--tRNA ligase subunit beta, whose amino-acid sequence is MPVVDVNPDELRRLTGHDEKSDEELKTDLFGLGLEFEGETADGDFQLEFAPDRLDRLSVEGVARSLRYQYGDDRGVYVPRTNDADWSIVVDESVPEERPYVTGAIVRGANLSADGLDSLIQLQEKLHATMGRKRAKGAIGVHDLTMLKGAKATDGAGDQSITYKGVDPDAETFVALDSDKELTPREVLTEHETGKKYAALVEGLDRFPAIYDDIGLFSFPPVINGRRTEVSTDSRDLFIELTGTDQWTIDRMCNIICYALDARGGTVEKVNVEYPDHELVRPDFELETKTVSHERIEKLLGIDLDQKEVVDLLERAGLDAETETQDGEPVYEVSVPPYRVDVLHPLDIVDDIGRAYGFNELEPTYPDVSTVGGLHDRSRLETATRDTLVGLGFQDLLNFHMTSEVENFERMGISPADDALGAETPVTITEPYSEEYTTLRTWNLPSLLMVLENNTHRAYPQDLAEIGFVAHRDDSLNTRVAEARHVAAVLARHDVSYEDAKSRLQALCRAFDVALETPATEHPSFIAGRTAAVVIDGEEVGVIGELHPKVLVEHGLELPVAGFEFDLRALQ